The following proteins are co-located in the bacterium genome:
- the gltA gene encoding NADPH-dependent glutamate synthase, with translation MTDNKERASKKEKIPRQPMPEQPADERRKNFKEVPYGYSPETAMLEASRCIQCKKPRCIAGCPVGIDIPGFIKAIEVGDFAESIRILKDSNALPAVCGRVCPQEDQCEVLCVIGVKQEPVAIGRLERFAADWEREHGEVKLPRLAPSTGKKVAVVGAGPAGLTVAGDLIVKGHDVTIFEALHKPGGVLVYGIPEFRLPNEIVEFEINNLEKIGVKVINNVVVGKTFTIEDLMTEEGFEAVFLGVGAGLPMFMGIPGENLNGVYSANEYLTRSNLMGGYDFPRRDTPLKKGKRVATIGGGNVAMDSARTAKRLGAESIVVYRRSRKEMPARVEEVHHAEEEGIEFHFLTNPTRILGNDEGAVTGMECVRMELGEPDDSGRRRPVPVKGSEYIVDCDVVIVSVGTGSNPLLTKSTPGLELNRWDYIVVNEKTGATSIPGVYAGGDIVRGSATVILAMGDGRMASGAMHRYLMGEPEPEEPANEED, from the coding sequence ATGACTGATAATAAAGAGAGAGCATCCAAAAAGGAGAAGATCCCGCGGCAGCCCATGCCGGAGCAGCCTGCGGATGAAAGACGGAAAAACTTTAAAGAGGTCCCCTATGGCTACTCCCCCGAGACCGCCATGCTCGAGGCCAGCCGCTGCATCCAGTGCAAAAAACCGAGGTGTATCGCAGGCTGCCCGGTTGGTATCGACATCCCCGGTTTCATCAAGGCTATCGAGGTCGGTGATTTCGCGGAATCCATCCGTATCCTGAAGGATAGCAATGCCCTTCCCGCGGTGTGCGGCCGGGTCTGCCCCCAGGAGGACCAGTGCGAGGTCCTGTGCGTCATCGGTGTCAAGCAGGAGCCGGTGGCTATCGGCCGGCTCGAGCGGTTTGCCGCCGATTGGGAGCGGGAGCACGGCGAAGTCAAGCTTCCCAGGCTGGCCCCCTCGACGGGCAAAAAGGTCGCCGTTGTCGGCGCGGGCCCAGCCGGTCTGACCGTTGCCGGCGACCTCATCGTCAAGGGCCACGACGTCACCATCTTCGAGGCCCTGCACAAGCCCGGAGGCGTGCTGGTGTACGGCATCCCTGAGTTCAGGCTTCCCAACGAGATCGTGGAGTTCGAGATCAACAACCTCGAAAAGATCGGCGTCAAGGTCATCAACAACGTGGTTGTCGGCAAGACCTTTACCATCGAAGACCTCATGACCGAAGAGGGTTTCGAAGCCGTTTTCCTCGGTGTGGGCGCGGGACTCCCGATGTTCATGGGGATTCCCGGTGAGAACCTCAACGGGGTCTACTCGGCCAACGAGTACCTGACCCGTTCCAACCTCATGGGCGGTTACGACTTCCCCCGGCGGGACACACCTCTCAAGAAGGGCAAGAGGGTGGCGACCATCGGAGGCGGTAACGTGGCCATGGACTCGGCCCGGACAGCCAAGCGCCTGGGAGCGGAGAGCATCGTGGTCTACAGGCGCTCCCGGAAGGAGATGCCCGCCAGGGTCGAGGAGGTCCACCACGCTGAGGAAGAGGGGATCGAATTCCACTTCCTTACCAACCCGACCCGCATCCTCGGCAACGACGAAGGCGCGGTCACGGGTATGGAATGTGTCCGGATGGAGCTTGGCGAGCCCGACGATTCCGGACGCCGCCGCCCGGTCCCCGTCAAGGGGTCCGAGTATATCGTCGATTGCGACGTGGTCATCGTTTCGGTGGGAACGGGCTCGAACCCCCTGCTCACCAAGTCCACTCCCGGTCTCGAACTCAACAGGTGGGATTACATCGTCGTCAATGAGAAGACCGGCGCCACCAGCATCCCCGGTGTTTACGCCGGCGGCGACATCGTTCGGGGATCCGCCACGGTCATCCTCGCCATGGGTGACGGACGGATGGCTTCCGGGGCCATGCACAGGTATCTGATGGGTGAACCGGAGCCCGAGGAGCCCGCCAACGAGGAGGATTAA
- a CDS encoding polyprenyl synthetase family protein, producing MSAGSPPSRLDSIREPVRQECEALENYFKTYLRTDVSLIDRVFEHLIDGGGKRFRPLLVLLVSSCSPNRLQESVYKLAVAVEFIHTATLLHDDVVDQSDVRRGNRVAYRIWGAEPSVLSGDYLYSRAFNLLVEIGHLGILDSLSDATTQMARGEVLQLLRSYSPSTTREEYIEVIRGKTASLISASCISAGYLAGFEGEDLQAVGGYGLNLGLAFQIVDDILDYTAERGMLGKAIGKDFMEGKVTLPVIVLMEALDPESRTRLAEIFLKDGPEPEDFETVLALLVKHGTLETTLGIAAGYRDLALHSLAAAPAGPCRDSLQVLANYVLERSL from the coding sequence ATGTCTGCAGGGAGTCCCCCAAGCAGACTGGATTCCATCCGGGAGCCGGTCAGGCAGGAATGCGAAGCCCTCGAGAACTACTTTAAAACGTACCTGCGGACCGACGTTTCCCTCATCGACCGCGTTTTTGAACACCTCATTGACGGGGGGGGGAAAAGGTTCCGTCCCCTCCTCGTCCTTCTGGTTTCCTCATGTTCCCCCAACAGGCTCCAGGAGAGCGTCTACAAGCTCGCGGTGGCGGTAGAGTTTATCCATACTGCCACCCTGCTTCACGATGACGTCGTCGACCAGTCCGACGTCCGTCGGGGCAACCGGGTCGCCTACCGTATCTGGGGCGCCGAACCAAGCGTCCTGTCGGGCGATTACCTCTACTCCCGGGCCTTCAACCTCCTGGTGGAGATCGGTCACCTCGGGATACTGGATTCCCTTTCCGACGCTACGACGCAGATGGCCAGGGGAGAGGTGCTGCAGCTTCTCAGGTCCTACAGCCCCTCGACGACCCGGGAGGAGTACATCGAGGTCATCAGGGGAAAGACGGCGAGCCTCATCTCCGCGTCGTGCATTTCAGCCGGTTACCTGGCCGGTTTCGAGGGTGAGGATCTTCAGGCTGTGGGAGGGTACGGCCTGAACCTGGGTCTGGCGTTTCAGATCGTGGACGACATCCTCGATTACACAGCGGAACGGGGGATGCTGGGCAAGGCCATCGGCAAGGATTTCATGGAGGGGAAAGTCACCCTGCCCGTGATCGTCCTCATGGAGGCGCTGGATCCGGAAAGCAGGACCCGGTTGGCGGAGATATTTTTAAAGGATGGGCCCGAGCCTGAGGATTTCGAGACGGTCCTGGCTCTCCTGGTTAAGCATGGGACCCTCGAGACCACCCTCGGGATCGCTGCGGGATATCGGGACCTGGCCCTCCATTCCCTCGCGGCCGCCCCTGCCGGGCCGTGCCGGGACAGCCTCCAGGTCCTGGCGAACTACGTTCTGGAGAGATCACTATGA
- the amrA gene encoding AmmeMemoRadiSam system protein A has translation MTVSSSSHPPSHPIVRLARLAIENHLTGEPAPTAEADLFSTEPSGAFVSLKKGGQLRGCIGTILPVTGTLGDEVARNAVSAATRDPRFAPVAPEELDQITVSVDVLTAPQPVSSPDDLDPSRYGVIVQSGYRKGVLLPDLPGIDTVEKQLAIARQKAGIGPTEKCELLRFEVKRYF, from the coding sequence ATGACCGTCAGCTCTTCTTCTCATCCCCCTTCACATCCAATCGTCCGCCTGGCAAGGCTGGCCATCGAGAACCATCTGACCGGTGAACCGGCTCCGACAGCGGAGGCGGACCTCTTTTCAACGGAACCGTCCGGCGCCTTTGTCAGTCTCAAGAAAGGCGGACAGCTCAGAGGCTGCATCGGGACTATTCTTCCGGTCACCGGGACCCTGGGCGACGAGGTGGCCCGGAACGCCGTATCAGCCGCCACCCGCGATCCCAGGTTCGCCCCCGTGGCGCCGGAGGAACTGGACCAGATCACTGTCTCCGTGGACGTCCTCACCGCACCCCAACCGGTGTCATCTCCCGACGATCTCGACCCGTCACGCTACGGTGTCATCGTCCAGTCCGGTTACCGGAAGGGAGTACTGCTGCCGGACCTTCCGGGTATCGATACGGTGGAAAAACAGCTTGCCATAGCCAGGCAGAAAGCGGGGATCGGTCCGACGGAAAAGTGTGAGCTGTTGAGGTTTGAGGTGAAGCGATATTTTTAG
- a CDS encoding NYN domain-containing protein encodes MRILIDGYNLIRRIPELREADRRDLAQGRESLLEQLSQYRAGKQHRITVIFDGADAIHLGGGSEKVGGISVRYSARGRNADQEIMEACRTGQADLLVTADREITDAADRSGVTSISPDLFWDKVSEEMYRRFKGEENEVERGRGKGERGRKLSKAQRRDRGRIENL; translated from the coding sequence ATGCGCATTCTCATTGACGGATACAACCTCATTCGCCGCATCCCTGAGTTGAGGGAAGCGGATCGCCGCGACCTCGCCCAGGGCAGGGAGAGTCTGCTCGAACAGCTCTCCCAATACCGTGCGGGAAAACAGCACCGGATCACGGTGATCTTCGACGGGGCCGATGCCATTCACCTGGGTGGAGGGTCAGAGAAGGTTGGAGGTATATCGGTCCGTTATTCAGCCAGGGGCAGGAACGCTGATCAGGAGATCATGGAGGCGTGCCGCACCGGGCAGGCCGATCTTCTCGTCACCGCCGACCGCGAGATCACCGACGCCGCCGACCGCAGCGGGGTCACCTCCATATCGCCCGACCTTTTCTGGGACAAGGTCTCAGAGGAGATGTATCGGCGGTTTAAGGGTGAAGAAAATGAAGTGGAAAGGGGAAGGGGGAAGGGGGAAAGGGGAAGAAAACTCTCCAAGGCGCAGAGGAGGGATCGGGGGAGGATCGAGAATTTATAG
- a CDS encoding tetratricopeptide repeat protein produces MSYSAGLFRLMVVSIAILASSVLFPAMAAGENSFPLSPGSSWTYRDLDGKEEVLFIKGTTNRQGVLLVEASYTGRKPFYYVITAEGIGRLEPTSPPDSAELYGQLSFLINWPLEPGRTWNSPWSDPPLIFTVLERGPVTVAAGTFRNAIRIGYRSATDPIYLGYMWFAPGVGLLVQAESGSRVELVNYALTDLLPPPASGDGMSDLAVLFRPPQGASGGHVVARKGVASSARLTSVVGAGVLFMMVLAFAAYLRSVRVDVELESDSQVREGEVALASAMVREGLYGEAAEILQRLTARHPQWPDIAALLGSAYRESRQYEEACLELKRALTLNPDMAAARLELARTYLDLDDPVRAMEEVEAVLGAHGEFADAYYLKGEAFACMGQDEEALEAFRKALSINPSFEEAQEALELFLASRSGDQVLTP; encoded by the coding sequence GTGAGTTATTCTGCCGGCCTTTTCAGATTGATGGTGGTTTCCATCGCGATACTCGCGTCGAGCGTTCTTTTTCCCGCCATGGCCGCGGGCGAGAACAGCTTCCCCTTGAGCCCCGGCAGCTCCTGGACTTACCGTGACCTTGATGGAAAGGAAGAGGTCCTGTTCATCAAGGGAACCACCAATAGACAGGGTGTGCTCCTGGTCGAAGCCTCCTACACGGGGCGAAAACCCTTCTACTACGTGATCACAGCCGAGGGCATCGGCCGCCTGGAACCAACGTCCCCTCCCGATTCCGCGGAGCTTTACGGTCAGCTGAGCTTTCTCATTAACTGGCCCCTGGAGCCGGGGAGAACGTGGAACTCCCCCTGGTCCGACCCTCCCCTCATCTTCACTGTGCTCGAACGGGGACCGGTCACCGTCGCGGCCGGGACTTTCCGCAACGCCATCCGTATCGGTTATCGGTCCGCCACAGATCCCATTTACCTGGGATACATGTGGTTTGCGCCCGGTGTCGGTTTGCTTGTCCAGGCGGAGAGCGGATCCAGGGTGGAGCTCGTGAACTACGCCCTCACCGACCTTTTGCCGCCTCCCGCGTCGGGAGACGGGATGAGCGACCTGGCCGTCTTGTTCCGTCCTCCACAGGGTGCCAGCGGTGGGCATGTCGTTGCCAGGAAAGGCGTCGCGTCATCTGCCCGCCTCACGTCCGTTGTGGGTGCCGGGGTCCTTTTTATGATGGTTCTGGCTTTTGCCGCCTACCTGCGTTCTGTAAGGGTCGATGTGGAACTGGAGAGCGATTCCCAGGTCCGGGAAGGCGAGGTGGCCCTGGCCTCGGCCATGGTCAGGGAAGGGCTTTACGGGGAGGCGGCCGAGATCCTCCAGCGTCTCACCGCCCGGCATCCCCAGTGGCCGGATATCGCCGCCCTCCTGGGGAGCGCCTACAGGGAGAGCCGCCAGTATGAGGAAGCGTGCCTGGAGCTCAAACGGGCACTGACCCTGAACCCCGACATGGCGGCAGCCCGTCTGGAGCTGGCCCGGACTTACCTTGACCTCGATGACCCGGTGCGCGCCATGGAAGAGGTGGAAGCCGTCCTGGGGGCCCATGGTGAATTCGCGGACGCCTATTATCTGAAAGGGGAGGCTTTTGCATGTATGGGGCAGGATGAGGAGGCTCTCGAAGCTTTCCGGAAGGCCCTGTCCATCAACCCGTCTTTCGAAGAGGCTCAAGAGGCCCTGGAACTCTTCCTGGCGTCCCGGTCAGGCGATCAGGTCTTGACCCCTTAA